The following are from one region of the Ischnura elegans chromosome X, ioIscEleg1.1, whole genome shotgun sequence genome:
- the LOC124171302 gene encoding uncharacterized protein LOC124171302, which yields MKEEIIIAVQSRPALWDKRNKHHHNRHVLDKEWKAVAAALNCTDKDVKLIWKNLRDEFRKQYSKTPRSGDAAPDSTSSWKFFDSMLFLRDQFVPRKSTGNLTDLSNDTNFDEGQLNDDFVEEQVDSLSVMDNEEGDRELTQIDIPSTPNQSGSNNSSPTPTLTSKRTTEEYTRTGYKKRLTNQAKIGQELVNIEKEKLKLKLNKVDEVNKNDEDVGFFNSLLPHVKTLDPRKKMMFRMKVQELLFDMAYSPEQEPSYKNRPSNPAMSHRYEYYPHTETSSFAHTSSHTPTPLTSPDIEEQHNVQKFTNM from the exons ATGAAGGAGGAAATAATTATCGCAGTACAAAGTCGTCCAGCTCTGTGGGACAAAAGAAACAAACACCACCACAACCGTCACGTGTTGGACAAAGAATGGAAGGCTGTAGCAGCCGCATTGAACTGTACAG ataAAGATGTGAAGCTAATCTGGAAAAATCTGCGAGATGAATTCCGGAAGCAATATAGCAAAACTCCTAGATCTGGAGATGCAGCTCCAGACTCAACATCATCGTGGAAATTTTTTGATTCTATGCTTTTCCTCCGGGACCAATTCGTTCCGAGGAAATCAACAGGGAACCTGACTGATTTGTCCAACGACACTAACTTTGATGAAGGGCAACTGAACGACGATTTCGTTGAGGAGCAGGTGGATAGCCTTTCCGTGATGGATAACGAAGAAGGGGATCGTGAACTTACACAAATTGACATTCCGAGCACACCTAATCAAAGTGGAAGCAACAATTCGTCGCCTACACCTACACTTACATCAAAGAGAACCACGGAGGAGTACACCAGAACAGGGTACAAAAAACGATTAACAAATCAGGCAAAAATTGGCCAGGAATTAGTAAACATCgagaaagaaaaactaaaattaaaattgaacaaAGTGGATGAAGTTAACAAGAATGACGAAGATGTGGGTTTTTTTAACTCTCTACTACCACATGTAAAAACGTtggacccaagaaaaaaaatgatgttcAGGATGAAAGTTCAAGAATTATTATTTGACATGGCTTATTCACCGGAACAGGAACCATCGTACAAGAACCGTCCCTCAAACCCTGCCATGAGTCACCGGTATGAGTACTACCCTCACACTGAAACCAGTTCATTTGCCCACACTTCCTCTCATACACCGACTCCGCTAACATCACCAGATATTGAGGAACAACACAATGTCCAGAAATTTACTAACATGTaa